In Ferribacterium limneticum, a genomic segment contains:
- the secF gene encoding protein translocase subunit SecF: MEFFRIQKDIPFMRHALTFNVISLLTFILAVVFLFTKGLHLSVEFTGGTLIETHYQQAADLEKIRGALGKAGFTDYAVQNFGSSQDVMIRLPLKSDQNSNQIGESVMKSLEAEAPGAELRRVEFVGPQVGKELAENGAMALLLVVIGIVIYLAFRFEWRFSVSAIIANLHDVVIILGFFAFFQWEFSLSVLAAVLAVLGYSVNESVVVFDRVRETFKKVRGLTTPQVLDHAITSTISRTIITHGSTQLMVLSMLIFGGETLHYFAMALTIGICFGIYSSVLVASPLVMWLGVSREQFITKTKVIEGANEDGAVV, from the coding sequence ATGGAATTTTTCCGCATCCAGAAAGACATTCCGTTCATGCGCCATGCGCTGACGTTCAATGTCATTTCGCTCCTCACCTTCATCCTCGCCGTCGTCTTCCTGTTCACCAAGGGCCTGCACCTATCGGTCGAATTCACCGGCGGCACGCTGATCGAAACCCACTACCAGCAGGCAGCCGATCTCGAAAAGATTCGCGGCGCGCTGGGCAAGGCCGGCTTCACCGACTACGCCGTGCAGAATTTCGGCTCGTCGCAGGACGTCATGATCCGTCTGCCGCTCAAGAGCGACCAGAACAGCAATCAGATCGGTGAATCGGTCATGAAATCGCTCGAAGCCGAAGCGCCGGGCGCCGAACTGCGTCGCGTCGAATTCGTCGGCCCACAGGTCGGCAAGGAACTCGCCGAAAACGGCGCCATGGCCCTGCTGCTCGTCGTCATCGGCATCGTCATCTACCTCGCATTCCGCTTCGAATGGCGCTTTTCGGTGTCAGCCATCATCGCCAACCTGCACGACGTGGTGATCATTCTCGGCTTCTTCGCCTTCTTCCAGTGGGAGTTCTCGCTCTCCGTGCTGGCCGCCGTCCTCGCCGTCCTCGGCTACTCGGTCAACGAGTCGGTCGTCGTCTTCGACCGGGTGCGCGAAACTTTCAAGAAGGTCCGCGGCCTGACCACGCCGCAAGTCCTCGACCACGCCATCACGAGCACCATCAGCCGGACCATCATCACCCACGGCAGCACCCAGCTCATGGTCCTCTCGATGCTGATCTTCGGCGGCGAAACCCTGCACTACTTCGCCATGGCCCTGACCATCGGCATCTGCTTCGGCATCTACTCCTCGGTCCTCGTCGCCAGCCCGCTAGTCATGTGGCTCGGCGTCTCGCGCGAACAGTTCATCACCAAGACCAAGGTCATCGAAGGCGCCAACGAGGACGGCGCGGTCGTTTAA
- a CDS encoding NUDIX hydrolase gives MVWKPHVTVAAVVQRDGKFLLVEEETEAGLAFNQPAGHLEEGESLIDAVAREALEETAYHFKPTHLVGVYNWTHPTKDDTTYLRFAFAGELRGYEAGRPLDDGIVAARWLTLDEVRATQEKHRSPLILRCIEDFLAGKSCPLDLLVHFD, from the coding sequence ATGGTCTGGAAACCCCACGTTACCGTCGCCGCCGTTGTCCAGCGCGATGGCAAATTCCTTCTGGTCGAGGAAGAAACCGAGGCCGGACTGGCCTTCAACCAGCCGGCCGGCCATCTCGAAGAGGGCGAGTCGCTGATCGATGCCGTGGCCCGCGAGGCGCTCGAAGAAACGGCCTACCACTTCAAACCGACGCATCTGGTCGGCGTCTATAACTGGACGCATCCGACCAAGGACGATACGACCTACCTGCGCTTCGCCTTTGCCGGCGAATTGCGCGGTTACGAGGCGGGTCGGCCGCTTGATGACGGCATTGTCGCGGCGCGCTGGCTGACGCTTGACGAGGTCAGGGCGACACAGGAAAAGCACCGCAGCCCGCTGATCCTGCGCTGTATCGAGGATTTCTTGGCCGGCAAGAGTTGTCCGCTCGATCTGCTCGTTCATTTCGACTGA
- a CDS encoding zinc ribbon domain-containing protein: protein MQCAKCGQEVPADAIYCPHCTGERKTTDRQVINGGIRGGLIGLFLGLLPAAWLLFDFGAERGIKAIAFIVPAVTFTTGLIIGLVKAKREWK, encoded by the coding sequence ATGCAGTGCGCCAAATGCGGGCAGGAAGTGCCGGCCGACGCCATCTACTGTCCGCATTGCACCGGTGAGCGGAAGACGACTGACCGCCAGGTGATCAACGGCGGCATCCGGGGCGGGCTGATCGGCCTGTTCCTCGGTCTGCTGCCCGCCGCCTGGCTGCTCTTTGATTTTGGTGCCGAGCGCGGCATCAAGGCGATTGCCTTCATCGTGCCGGCCGTCACGTTTACCACCGGGCTGATCATCGGTCTGGTCAAAGCCAAGCGGGAGTGGAAGTAG
- a CDS encoding HD-GYP domain-containing protein: MNCTPDTSPLSSIARTLTVALGQRDHHTRAHSDRVVQLAAGLGYHIGLSEDEIELLALGAQFHDIGKIGIPDRVLHKPASFEEDEWACMKQHAEIGERIILAIDGDKASTVAKTVRHHHEHFDGSGYPDRLSGTDIPLYARIISLTDSYDAMIDTRAYQRARSHGVVMGILEQESGIKHDPDLLHAFTNAIEKSSLRGKDV; this comes from the coding sequence GTGAACTGCACCCCAGATACCAGCCCGCTAAGCAGCATTGCCCGCACCCTGACCGTTGCTCTCGGGCAGCGCGACCATCACACCCGCGCGCATTCCGACCGGGTCGTCCAACTGGCGGCCGGCCTGGGTTATCACATTGGCCTGAGCGAAGACGAAATCGAACTGTTGGCGCTCGGCGCCCAGTTTCACGACATCGGCAAAATCGGCATTCCCGACCGCGTTCTGCACAAACCGGCGTCGTTCGAAGAAGACGAGTGGGCCTGCATGAAACAGCACGCCGAAATCGGCGAACGCATCATTCTCGCCATCGATGGTGACAAGGCCTCGACCGTGGCCAAGACCGTCCGTCACCACCATGAGCATTTCGATGGCTCCGGCTACCCGGACCGACTCTCCGGAACCGACATTCCGTTGTACGCCCGGATCATTTCGCTGACCGACAGCTACGACGCGATGATCGACACCCGCGCCTACCAGCGTGCCCGTTCGCACGGCGTGGTCATGGGCATCCTTGAGCAGGAAAGCGGCATCAAGCACGACCCCGACCTGCTCCACGCCTTCACGAACGCCATCGAAAAATCGTCCCTGCGCGGCAAGGACGTTTGA
- a CDS encoding nuclear transport factor 2 family protein gives MSGPTVYALPDDVERAFYEAIAEGDADRMMLIWAEDDDTLCVHPTGVRLLGLIPIRESWRSIFANARLRVQAEPVAHWNGTIIAVHHLTEILFVGDDPSPHGPLYVTHVYVRGPHGWRLASRHASAADDGHQAMAEAVPHTLH, from the coding sequence ATGAGCGGACCGACCGTTTACGCCCTGCCCGACGACGTCGAACGCGCCTTCTACGAGGCCATCGCCGAGGGCGACGCCGACCGCATGATGCTCATCTGGGCCGAAGACGACGACACGCTGTGCGTCCATCCGACCGGCGTCCGTCTGCTCGGCCTGATCCCCATCCGCGAAAGCTGGCGCAGCATCTTTGCCAATGCCCGCCTGCGCGTCCAGGCCGAACCCGTCGCCCATTGGAACGGCACGATCATCGCCGTCCATCACCTGACCGAAATCCTCTTCGTCGGCGACGACCCGAGCCCGCACGGCCCACTCTACGTCACCCACGTCTATGTCCGCGGCCCGCATGGCTGGCGCCTGGCCAGCCGCCACGCCTCGGCCGCCGACGACGGCCATCAGGCGATGGCCGAGGCCGTGCCGCACACCCTGCATTGA
- a CDS encoding YheT family hydrolase → MKPYRAPSWLPGGQAQTLWPLLIKPRPLKLRRERWETPDGDFIDVDHLDGPADSPLLVLFHGLEGSARSHYAISTAHACKAAGWRLALPHFRGCSGELNCRPRAYHSGDAEEIDWILRRLHAANGGRKLHAAGVSLGGNALLKWAGERGSAASELVTGVAAFCPPLDLAACGHHLANGFNRIYTRHFLTTLKAISASRLQQFPGLFDETLMRRAINLYEFDDAVTAPIHGFAGADDYWRRASAKPWLKSIAVPALTVNPKNDPFLPSRHLPTAADVSPFVRLEQPESGGHVGFVTGSFPGNLDWLPQRLLHFFLFETS, encoded by the coding sequence TTGAAACCCTACCGCGCGCCTAGCTGGCTGCCCGGCGGTCAGGCGCAAACGCTGTGGCCGCTGCTCATCAAGCCGCGCCCGCTCAAACTGCGCCGCGAACGCTGGGAAACGCCCGATGGCGATTTCATCGACGTCGATCACCTTGACGGCCCGGCAGACTCACCACTACTCGTCCTATTCCACGGCCTCGAAGGCAGCGCGCGCAGCCATTACGCCATCTCGACCGCCCACGCCTGCAAGGCCGCCGGCTGGCGTCTCGCCCTGCCGCATTTCCGCGGCTGCTCGGGCGAACTGAACTGCCGGCCACGCGCCTACCATTCCGGCGACGCCGAAGAAATCGACTGGATCCTGCGCCGCCTTCACGCCGCCAACGGCGGCCGCAAGCTCCACGCCGCCGGCGTTTCGCTCGGCGGCAACGCCCTCCTCAAATGGGCCGGCGAACGTGGCAGCGCAGCCAGCGAACTGGTCACCGGCGTCGCCGCCTTCTGCCCCCCGCTCGACCTCGCCGCCTGCGGCCACCATCTGGCCAACGGTTTCAACCGGATTTACACCCGCCACTTCCTGACCACGCTGAAAGCCATCTCGGCCAGCCGCCTGCAGCAGTTCCCCGGTCTTTTCGACGAAACCCTTATGCGCCGGGCGATCAATCTCTACGAATTCGACGACGCAGTGACCGCCCCCATCCACGGTTTTGCCGGCGCCGACGACTACTGGCGACGCGCCTCGGCCAAACCGTGGCTGAAATCGATCGCCGTGCCAGCTCTCACGGTCAACCCGAAAAATGACCCTTTTTTGCCATCGCGCCATCTGCCGACTGCCGCCGACGTCAGCCCCTTCGTCCGCCTCGAACAGCCCGAAAGCGGCGGCCATGTGGGATTTGTCACAGGTTCTTTTCCGGGAAATCTGGACTGGCTACCGCAAAGGCTTTTACACTTCTTCCTTTTTGAAACGTCATAA
- the purB gene encoding adenylosuccinate lyase codes for MTFNPLVALSPLDGRYAGKVDALREHFSEFGLIKARLKVEIEWLKALAAEPHFSEIAAFSPSTVAELDALVANFTVEQAAEVKAEEAVTNHDVKALEYWIKKNTKGNAEVTKVSEFIHFACTSEDINNLSHALMCQGAREQAMLPSLDKVIARLKELAHVNAEVPMMSRTHGQPATPTTLGKEMANVAYRLERARTRIAAVELLGKINGAVGNYNAHLIAYPGYDWEGFAKRFVESLGLTFNPYTIQIEPHDALAELFDAFARANSILIDLDRDIWGYISLGFFKQKVKAGEIGSSTMPHKVNPIDFENSEGNLGLANAVLKHLAEKLPISRWQRDLTDSTVLRNMGVGLGYTLLAYDSLLKGMGKLEVNADNMKADLDANWELLAEPIQTVMRRYAVPNAYEKLKELTRGTRVSREGMQAFVSTLEIPEAAKAELLKLTPWDYTGKAAELAKRI; via the coding sequence ATGACCTTCAATCCCCTGGTTGCCCTTTCCCCGCTCGACGGCCGCTATGCCGGCAAGGTTGACGCCCTGCGCGAGCATTTTTCCGAATTCGGCTTGATCAAGGCGCGTCTGAAGGTCGAGATCGAGTGGCTCAAGGCGCTGGCCGCCGAGCCACACTTTTCGGAAATTGCCGCTTTTTCGCCGTCTACCGTGGCAGAGCTTGATGCGCTGGTCGCCAACTTCACCGTCGAGCAGGCGGCCGAGGTCAAGGCCGAGGAAGCCGTCACCAACCATGACGTCAAGGCGCTCGAATACTGGATCAAGAAGAACACCAAGGGCAACGCCGAAGTGACCAAGGTCAGCGAGTTCATCCACTTCGCCTGCACTTCCGAAGACATCAACAACCTGTCGCACGCGCTGATGTGCCAGGGCGCCCGCGAGCAGGCCATGCTGCCGTCGCTCGACAAGGTCATCGCCCGCCTCAAGGAACTGGCCCACGTCAACGCCGAAGTCCCGATGATGAGCCGCACGCACGGCCAACCGGCAACGCCGACGACGCTCGGCAAGGAAATGGCCAACGTTGCCTACCGCCTGGAGCGCGCCCGTACCCGCATCGCCGCCGTCGAACTGCTTGGCAAGATCAACGGTGCGGTCGGCAACTACAACGCCCACCTGATCGCCTACCCCGGCTACGACTGGGAAGGCTTCGCCAAGCGTTTCGTCGAATCGCTCGGCCTGACTTTCAACCCCTACACCATCCAGATCGAGCCGCACGACGCGCTGGCCGAGCTGTTTGACGCCTTCGCCCGCGCCAACAGCATTCTGATCGATCTCGACCGCGACATCTGGGGCTACATCTCGCTCGGTTTCTTCAAGCAGAAGGTCAAGGCCGGTGAAATTGGCTCGTCGACGATGCCGCACAAGGTCAACCCGATCGATTTCGAGAATTCCGAAGGCAACCTCGGCCTGGCCAACGCCGTCCTCAAGCACCTCGCTGAAAAGCTGCCGATCTCGCGCTGGCAGCGCGACCTGACCGATTCGACGGTGCTCCGCAACATGGGCGTCGGCCTCGGCTACACGCTGCTTGCCTACGATTCGCTGCTCAAGGGCATGGGCAAACTGGAGGTCAATGCCGACAACATGAAAGCCGACCTCGACGCCAACTGGGAACTGCTCGCCGAGCCGATCCAGACCGTCATGCGCCGCTACGCCGTGCCGAATGCCTACGAAAAGCTCAAGGAACTGACCCGCGGCACCCGCGTTTCGCGCGAAGGCATGCAGGCTTTTGTCTCGACGCTGGAAATTCCGGAGGCCGCCAAGGCCGAATTGCTCAAGCTGACGCCGTGGGATTACACCGGCAAGGCGGCCGAACTGGCGAAGCGCATCTAA
- a CDS encoding DUF2322 family protein: MSFAENLKKLPGISHLAAINLLDAEGNVVAAIENKAGSQGSLAVYNHLAQTYGSINVEAAKKGMEVFAEHTEDERANPGKHPNIARLIAIEQGAPALRVKHVFAV; encoded by the coding sequence ATGTCTTTTGCCGAAAACCTCAAGAAATTGCCGGGAATTTCACACCTGGCCGCCATCAACCTGCTCGACGCCGAGGGCAATGTCGTCGCCGCCATCGAAAACAAGGCGGGCAGCCAGGGTTCTCTGGCGGTGTATAACCATCTGGCGCAAACCTACGGCTCGATCAACGTCGAGGCCGCCAAAAAGGGCATGGAAGTCTTCGCCGAGCACACAGAGGATGAACGCGCCAATCCGGGCAAACATCCGAACATCGCCCGCCTAATCGCCATCGAGCAAGGCGCCCCGGCGCTGCGCGTCAAGCACGTTTTCGCAGTCTGA
- the mnmA gene encoding tRNA 2-thiouridine(34) synthase MnmA — protein sequence MSEKTVVVGLSGGVDSSVAALLLKQQGWKVIGLFMKNWEDDDTEEYCSSRQDLIDVMSVADRIGIDVEVVNFAAEYRERVFAEFLREYQAGRTPNPDILCNSEIKFKAFLDHAMQLGADKIATGHYAGVREFNGEFQLLKAEDGTKDQSYFLYRLNQAQLSKTLFPLADIYKREVRKIAEAEGLHVAAKKDSTGICFIGERPFKDFLSRYLPPKKGEIRRLDDGKVLGEHDGLMYHTMGQRKGLHIGGLKEKGQPGGGDHDAWFVVGKDMEKNVLYVVQGHDHRALLKDDLVAEQLSWVSGRAPHTHWVYTAKPRYRTADQPCEVERVDGESCEIRFAEPQWALTPGQSVVLYESRVCLGGGVIR from the coding sequence ATGTCTGAAAAAACCGTGGTCGTCGGCTTGTCCGGCGGCGTTGATTCGTCCGTGGCGGCCTTGCTGCTCAAGCAGCAGGGCTGGAAGGTGATCGGCCTGTTCATGAAGAACTGGGAAGACGACGATACCGAGGAATACTGTTCGTCGCGCCAGGATCTGATTGATGTGATGAGTGTCGCCGACCGCATCGGCATTGACGTCGAGGTGGTCAATTTCGCTGCCGAATACCGTGAGCGCGTCTTTGCCGAATTCCTACGCGAATACCAGGCCGGGCGGACGCCGAATCCCGACATCCTGTGCAATTCCGAAATCAAGTTCAAGGCCTTCCTCGACCACGCCATGCAGCTCGGCGCCGACAAGATCGCCACCGGCCACTACGCCGGCGTGCGCGAGTTCAACGGCGAGTTCCAGTTGCTCAAGGCCGAGGATGGCACCAAGGATCAGAGCTATTTCCTCTATCGCCTGAATCAGGCGCAACTGTCGAAAACGCTGTTCCCGCTGGCCGACATCTACAAGCGCGAGGTGCGCAAGATCGCCGAAGCGGAAGGCTTGCACGTCGCGGCCAAGAAGGATTCGACCGGCATTTGTTTCATCGGCGAACGGCCGTTCAAGGATTTTCTGTCGCGTTATCTGCCGCCGAAAAAAGGTGAAATTCGCCGCCTCGATGATGGCAAGGTGCTCGGCGAGCACGATGGCTTGATGTACCACACCATGGGCCAGCGCAAGGGTCTGCACATCGGTGGCCTGAAGGAAAAAGGCCAGCCCGGCGGCGGCGATCACGATGCCTGGTTCGTGGTCGGCAAGGACATGGAAAAGAACGTGTTGTACGTCGTTCAGGGGCACGACCATCGGGCCCTGCTCAAGGATGATCTGGTCGCCGAACAACTGAGCTGGGTTTCCGGCCGGGCGCCGCACACGCACTGGGTTTATACCGCCAAGCCACGTTACCGGACGGCCGATCAGCCTTGCGAGGTCGAGCGCGTCGATGGCGAAAGCTGCGAAATCCGCTTTGCCGAGCCGCAGTGGGCACTCACCCCGGGACAATCGGTCGTGCTCTACGAGAGCCGGGTTTGTCTGGGGGGTGGCGTTATCCGCTGA
- a CDS encoding glutathione S-transferase: MKLIGSHTSPFARKVRIVLAEKKIDYEFVIDSPWTEDSKVPDINPLGKIPVLVLDDQTPLFDSRVIVEYIDNVTPNNKLFPAPNRERTEVKRWEALADGVLDAAVSALLEGKRPKKEQSASWITRQHGKVLRSLDFMARELGEKSFCMGTHFSMADIAVGTALGYLRFRFPEIDWQENHANLGKLYDKLMQRAPFADTVPHD; encoded by the coding sequence ATGAAGCTGATCGGCTCCCATACCAGCCCGTTTGCACGAAAAGTGCGGATCGTGCTGGCCGAAAAAAAGATCGACTACGAATTCGTCATCGATTCACCGTGGACGGAAGACAGCAAGGTTCCCGACATCAACCCGCTCGGCAAGATTCCCGTGCTGGTGCTCGACGACCAGACGCCGCTGTTCGATTCGCGCGTCATCGTCGAGTACATCGACAACGTCACGCCCAACAACAAGCTGTTCCCCGCCCCCAATCGCGAACGCACCGAGGTCAAGCGCTGGGAAGCCCTGGCCGACGGCGTGCTTGATGCCGCGGTGAGCGCCCTGCTCGAAGGCAAGCGCCCGAAAAAAGAGCAAAGCGCCAGCTGGATCACGCGCCAGCACGGCAAGGTCTTGCGCAGTCTCGACTTCATGGCCAGGGAACTCGGTGAAAAGAGCTTCTGCATGGGTACCCACTTTTCGATGGCCGACATCGCCGTCGGCACTGCGCTCGGCTACCTGCGCTTCCGTTTCCCGGAAATCGACTGGCAGGAAAACCACGCAAATCTGGGCAAGCTCTACGACAAGCTGATGCAGCGCGCGCCGTTTGCGGATACCGTGCCGCACGACTGA
- a CDS encoding cytochrome b/b6 domain-containing protein, with protein MNRQRIRLWDLPTRLFHWLLVLAVIAAVVSGQLGGKLIDVHGKIGLAIVGLIAFRLVWGFAGSTYARFAQFFPTPARIKVYLKGEWRGLGHNPLGGLSVFSLIFLLTVQVLSGLFANDDIAFVGPLFELIDKSLSDRLSGVHHLLSNVLIALVVLHVGAVIFHGRVKKDDLVKPMLTGWKEGATGEPASGGGIIALVVALLIAGLAVYGASGAWLPEPPPSPAAVETPSW; from the coding sequence ATGAACCGCCAACGAATTCGCCTCTGGGATCTGCCGACTCGCCTGTTTCACTGGCTGCTCGTGCTGGCCGTCATCGCGGCCGTCGTTAGCGGCCAGTTGGGCGGCAAGCTGATTGACGTGCACGGGAAGATCGGCCTGGCCATCGTTGGCCTGATTGCCTTTCGTCTCGTCTGGGGCTTCGCCGGTTCGACCTACGCGCGCTTCGCCCAGTTCTTCCCGACGCCGGCCAGAATCAAGGTCTATCTGAAAGGCGAATGGCGCGGCCTCGGCCACAATCCGCTCGGCGGACTCTCCGTTTTTAGCCTTATTTTCCTGTTGACCGTACAAGTGCTCAGCGGCCTGTTCGCCAACGACGACATCGCCTTCGTCGGCCCTTTGTTCGAACTGATCGACAAATCGCTCAGCGACCGCCTGAGCGGCGTCCACCACCTGCTCTCCAATGTCCTGATCGCCCTCGTCGTCCTCCATGTCGGCGCAGTCATCTTCCATGGCCGCGTCAAGAAGGATGATCTGGTCAAGCCGATGCTGACCGGCTGGAAGGAAGGCGCGACCGGCGAGCCGGCCAGCGGCGGCGGCATCATCGCCTTGGTGGTGGCCTTGCTCATTGCCGGTTTGGCCGTCTATGGCGCCAGCGGCGCCTGGCTACCCGAGCCGCCACCCTCGCCGGCAGCGGTCGAAACGCCGAGCTGGTGA
- the waaF gene encoding lipopolysaccharide heptosyltransferase II, with the protein MKKALIVAPSWIGDTIMAQPLFARLHARYPGLQLDAIAPRWVAPVLHRMAEISDVLDSPFGHGQLSLKPRWKLARQLAARHYDAVYVLPNSLKSALVPWLAGIPQRVGFTGESRYGLINVRHTLDKTALPLMVERFAQLAEAPGQPLGHFIFRPKIRSTVEDQQKALAELAIERPARVVAFCPGAEYGPAKRWPAAHFAALARKLAEQGCTIWLFGSPKDHAVAEEIAQLAPGLCRNLCGATSLTQAVDLLAMAELVVCNDSGLMHVAAALDRPIVALYGSSSPGFTPPLSDRADILSLNLECSPCFKRECPLGHLDCLNKLLPDQVFAACRKRMAA; encoded by the coding sequence ATGAAAAAAGCCCTGATCGTCGCCCCCTCCTGGATTGGCGACACCATCATGGCGCAGCCGCTGTTTGCGCGCCTGCACGCCAGATACCCCGGCCTCCAGCTCGATGCCATCGCCCCGCGCTGGGTGGCGCCCGTCCTGCACCGCATGGCGGAAATCAGCGACGTCCTTGACAGCCCTTTCGGCCACGGCCAGCTGTCGCTCAAGCCACGCTGGAAGCTGGCCCGCCAGCTCGCCGCGCGCCATTACGACGCTGTTTACGTCCTGCCCAATTCGCTCAAGTCGGCACTGGTGCCCTGGCTGGCCGGCATTCCTCAGCGTGTCGGTTTCACCGGCGAATCGCGCTACGGCCTGATCAACGTCCGCCACACGCTGGATAAAACAGCCCTGCCGCTCATGGTCGAACGCTTCGCCCAACTGGCCGAAGCCCCGGGCCAGCCGCTCGGCCATTTCATTTTTAGGCCAAAAATCCGGTCGACCGTGGAAGACCAGCAGAAAGCCCTGGCCGAGCTGGCTATCGAGCGCCCGGCCCGCGTCGTCGCCTTCTGCCCCGGCGCCGAATACGGCCCGGCCAAACGCTGGCCAGCCGCCCATTTCGCCGCGCTGGCCAGAAAGCTGGCCGAACAGGGCTGCACCATCTGGCTCTTCGGCTCGCCCAAGGACCACGCCGTCGCCGAGGAAATCGCGCAACTCGCCCCCGGCCTGTGCCGCAACCTGTGCGGCGCCACCTCGCTGACTCAGGCCGTCGATCTGCTGGCCATGGCCGAACTGGTCGTCTGCAATGATTCCGGCCTCATGCACGTCGCCGCCGCGCTCGACCGGCCGATTGTCGCGCTCTACGGCTCATCGTCGCCCGGCTTCACGCCGCCGCTCTCCGACCGCGCCGACATCCTGAGCCTCAATCTCGAGTGCAGCCCCTGCTTCAAACGCGAATGTCCGCTCGGCCACCTCGATTGCCTCAACAAATTGCTCCCCGATCAGGTCTTCGCCGCCTGCCGGAAGAGGATGGCAGCATGA
- a CDS encoding zinc-finger domain-containing protein: protein MSDKKTIEITAHDLPLHCPTPSVALWSQHPRVFLDVLKTGEVTCPYCSTKYVFTGEAPKGHH, encoded by the coding sequence ATGTCCGACAAAAAGACCATTGAAATCACCGCCCACGATCTGCCGCTGCACTGCCCGACGCCGAGCGTCGCGCTGTGGAGCCAGCATCCGCGCGTCTTCCTCGACGTCCTGAAGACCGGCGAAGTCACCTGCCCGTACTGCTCGACCAAGTACGTCTTCACGGGCGAAGCGCCCAAGGGCCATCACTAA
- a CDS encoding branched-chain amino acid transaminase translates to MSMSDRDGFIWQDGKLVPWREATTHVLTHSLHYGMGVFEGVRAYKTERGTAIFRLKEHTERLFRSAHIFQMKMPFSAEELNEAQKEVIRANNLESGYLRPLAFYGSEKMGVSPKGAKVHVIIAAWPWGAYLGEEGMERGIRIKTSSFTRHHVNITMVRAKASGNYMNSILANNEATTDGYDEALLLDPEGYVCEGAGENVFIVKNGKLYTPDLTACLEGITRATVIQLAGEMGVEVIEKRITRDEVYCADEAFFTGTAAEVTPIRELDNRQIGAGHRGPITKALQEKYFDVVYGRSAAHADWLATV, encoded by the coding sequence ATGTCCATGTCGGATCGCGACGGCTTTATTTGGCAAGACGGAAAACTGGTGCCCTGGCGCGAAGCCACCACCCACGTCCTCACCCACTCGCTGCACTACGGCATGGGCGTATTCGAGGGCGTCCGTGCCTACAAGACCGAACGCGGCACGGCGATTTTCCGTCTCAAGGAGCACACCGAGCGCCTGTTCCGTTCGGCCCACATCTTCCAGATGAAGATGCCGTTCTCGGCCGAAGAGCTCAACGAAGCGCAGAAGGAAGTCATCCGCGCCAACAATCTCGAATCCGGCTATCTGCGTCCGCTCGCCTTCTACGGCTCGGAAAAGATGGGTGTTTCCCCCAAGGGCGCCAAGGTGCACGTCATCATCGCTGCCTGGCCGTGGGGTGCTTACCTCGGCGAAGAGGGCATGGAACGCGGCATCCGCATCAAGACCTCGTCCTTCACCCGCCACCACGTCAATATCACCATGGTCCGCGCCAAGGCCTCGGGCAACTACATGAACTCGATCCTCGCCAACAACGAGGCGACGACCGACGGCTACGACGAAGCCCTGCTGCTTGATCCGGAAGGCTACGTCTGCGAAGGCGCCGGCGAAAACGTTTTCATCGTCAAGAACGGCAAGCTCTACACACCGGACCTGACGGCCTGCCTCGAAGGCATCACGCGCGCCACCGTCATCCAGCTGGCCGGCGAAATGGGCGTTGAAGTCATCGAAAAACGCATCACCCGCGACGAAGTCTATTGCGCCGACGAAGCCTTCTTCACCGGCACCGCCGCCGAAGTGACGCCGATCCGCGAACTCGACAACCGGCAGATCGGCGCCGGCCATCGCGGCCCGATCACCAAAGCGCTTCAGGAAAAGTACTTCGACGTGGTCTATGGCCGCTCCGCTGCCCACGCCGACTGGCTGGCCACCGTCTAA
- a CDS encoding c-type cytochrome: protein MKSKLLLALLTVTLAGTAAAQVKVEDAIKFRQSGYGFMAWNMGRIKMNVEGGQFNKEEVIKAANAIQAIANSGMGALYVPGSDKGTGWEATRAKPGIFTDKENVGKLAMAFNKEANEMAKVAATGDAAAVGAQLGKLGGSCKGCHDDYKAKK, encoded by the coding sequence ATGAAATCCAAGCTTCTGCTCGCCCTGTTGACCGTCACCCTGGCTGGCACTGCCGCCGCTCAGGTCAAGGTTGAAGACGCCATCAAGTTCCGCCAGTCCGGCTATGGCTTCATGGCCTGGAATATGGGCCGCATCAAGATGAACGTTGAGGGTGGCCAGTTCAACAAGGAAGAGGTCATCAAGGCGGCCAACGCCATCCAGGCTATCGCCAATTCCGGCATGGGCGCGCTCTACGTGCCGGGTAGCGACAAGGGCACCGGCTGGGAAGCCACCCGCGCCAAGCCGGGCATCTTTACCGACAAGGAAAATGTCGGCAAGCTCGCCATGGCCTTCAACAAGGAAGCCAACGAAATGGCCAAGGTCGCTGCCACCGGCGATGCAGCTGCCGTTGGCGCTCAGTTGGGCAAGCTGGGCGGCTCCTGCAAGGGTTGCCACGACGACTACAAGGCCAAGAAATAA